In a single window of the Helicobacter felis ATCC 49179 genome:
- a CDS encoding HIT family protein, with protein MQRLYAPWRSPYLQGTDSQDCVFCAISKAPHLDTTNHVLHRDAHGIILMNRYPYNPGHFMVIPHQHVDSPELLSLQDWQHLQQRIYEGVQLLYDFGASGINMGFNLKDAGGAGIAAHLHGHLVPRFAKDTNFISVIGDTRVYGVDFEAIYQTLKEKAKSYFTA; from the coding sequence ATGCAACGCCTCTATGCGCCTTGGCGCAGTCCTTATTTGCAAGGGACAGATTCACAAGATTGCGTGTTTTGCGCCATTAGCAAAGCCCCTCATTTGGACACCACTAACCATGTTTTGCACAGAGATGCGCATGGGATAATTTTGATGAATCGCTACCCTTATAATCCCGGACATTTCATGGTGATCCCCCACCAACATGTAGACAGCCCTGAACTTTTGAGTTTGCAAGATTGGCAGCACTTGCAACAACGCATTTATGAGGGCGTGCAACTTCTCTATGACTTTGGCGCATCGGGAATCAACATGGGTTTTAATCTCAAGGATGCGGGTGGAGCCGGGATTGCCGCGCATTTGCATGGGCATTTAGTGCCTCGTTTTGCCAAAGACACCAATTTTATCAGCGTGATTGGGGATACACGGGTATATGGTGTGGATTTTGAAGCCATTTACCAAACTCTCAAAGAAAAAGCCAAGTCTTATTTCACTGCTTAA
- a CDS encoding flagellar FliJ family protein translates to MSQFKALLKIKQQIVQRCEIAIANNQAKIVGKERALQVLIEELNGLSVPIMGGFGNFAQLNTLKQNYRYEIDHLNHEIELLKQDDLRLRAEYKEAMVEYEKIAYLETLETQKKLARLKKVEHREMDAIGLSVFVQNQKARHA, encoded by the coding sequence ATGAGCCAATTTAAAGCTCTGCTAAAGATCAAGCAACAAATTGTGCAAAGGTGCGAGATTGCCATTGCTAATAATCAGGCCAAAATCGTGGGCAAGGAGCGTGCCTTGCAAGTTTTGATTGAAGAGCTTAACGGATTGAGCGTGCCTATTATGGGAGGGTTTGGCAATTTTGCTCAACTGAACACCCTTAAACAAAATTATCGCTATGAAATCGATCACCTCAATCATGAAATTGAGTTGCTCAAACAAGATGACTTGCGCCTGCGAGCAGAGTATAAAGAAGCTATGGTTGAATACGAAAAAATCGCCTATTTAGAGACTTTAGAGACCCAAAAAAAGCTAGCGCGCTTGAAAAAGGTGGAGCATAGAGAAATGGATGCCATTGGTTTGAGCGTGTTTGTCCAAAACCAAAAGGCGCGCCATGCCTAG
- a CDS encoding YtfJ family protein: MRVLKKIVGSFLLVLGIADASNIALNQPLAGVVVQDKGELILDGDSIQYRVWDSKNLLGKVRIVQHIAGRKSVKAKNQPLMDSIVAQHFDENKYQTTNIINVDDALMGTGLFVRGETKKAKRKHPKSQVVMDNEGAVQKAWDLKKQESLVVVLDKAGKVRFVHEGKLNNGQIQEVLDLAKKLQQE, translated from the coding sequence GTGCGTGTTTTGAAAAAGATAGTTGGAAGTTTTTTATTGGTATTGGGCATAGCAGATGCGAGCAATATTGCCCTCAATCAACCCCTAGCAGGTGTGGTGGTGCAAGATAAGGGTGAGCTTATTTTAGATGGAGATTCCATACAATACAGAGTGTGGGATAGTAAAAATCTACTAGGAAAAGTGCGCATTGTGCAGCATATTGCCGGACGCAAGAGTGTTAAGGCAAAAAACCAGCCTCTCATGGATAGCATTGTTGCGCAACATTTTGATGAAAATAAATACCAAACTACAAACATTATCAATGTGGACGATGCCCTTATGGGCACAGGGCTTTTTGTGCGCGGGGAAACCAAAAAAGCCAAAAGAAAACATCCCAAAAGCCAAGTGGTGATGGACAATGAGGGGGCGGTGCAAAAAGCTTGGGATTTAAAAAAGCAGGAAAGTTTAGTGGTTGTGTTGGACAAGGCGGGTAAAGTGCGCTTTGTGCATGAGGGCAAACTCAATAATGGCCAAATTCAAGAAGTGCTTGACTTGGCCAAGAAATTACAGCAAGAATAG
- a CDS encoding MotE family protein codes for MPRFALYMICVGLLWGAENHNAKPPKPFPTLETPKDSTSRQFLQCSAIFESRKAEIDQQLQMLQQRALTLQTLQNETQHLLDQRSAKVVEREKALSAKLKEIENKEAQLKTTQEENEKKLKKLIAKNEELLKEIKEGSQSKLSSTYAKMKDSKAAPILQDLPPSQAAQILSTLEAKDMGKILAKMDPQKAAMLTEMLQKGPPFKDPPKPPPPPPPKKPDEDEE; via the coding sequence ATGCCTAGATTCGCGCTTTATATGATCTGTGTGGGGCTTCTTTGGGGCGCAGAAAATCACAATGCCAAGCCTCCCAAACCCTTCCCCACCCTAGAGACTCCAAAAGACTCCACTTCTAGGCAGTTTTTACAATGCAGCGCTATTTTTGAATCCAGAAAAGCAGAGATCGATCAACAGCTTCAAATGCTCCAACAGCGCGCCCTCACTTTGCAGACTTTGCAGAATGAAACCCAACACCTCTTAGATCAGCGGAGCGCGAAGGTGGTCGAGCGCGAAAAAGCCTTGAGTGCTAAATTGAAGGAAATTGAAAATAAAGAGGCGCAACTCAAAACCACTCAAGAAGAAAATGAGAAAAAGCTCAAAAAATTGATCGCCAAAAATGAGGAATTGCTTAAAGAAATCAAAGAGGGCAGTCAAAGCAAACTTTCTAGCACTTATGCCAAGATGAAAGATTCCAAAGCTGCTCCCATTTTACAAGACCTCCCCCCCAGCCAAGCCGCACAAATTCTCTCCACCCTAGAAGCCAAAGACATGGGTAAAATTTTGGCTAAAATGGATCCTCAAAAAGCCGCCATGCTTACAGAAATGCTCCAAAAAGGTCCGCCTTTTAAAGACCCCCCCAAGCCTCCACCCCCACCCCCTCCTAAAAAACCCGATGAAGATGAGGAGTAG
- a CDS encoding adenylosuccinate synthase gives MADVVVGVQWGDEGKGKIVDRLAGDYDFIVRFQGGHNAGHTIVANDHTYALHLIPSGVLYPQCKNVIGNGVVVALDALASEIAQFSDLKGRLFVSSRAHLILPYHQMLETHQESKNAIGTTRKGIGPAYQDKIGRLGLRVGDLRHPNYLKERLEAYLAQVQAQVDMRAINDYLDRYTPLILPYIADTTELLWEGVDAGKKILLEGAQGSMLDIDFGTYPFVTSSTTIVAGACSGSGLSVRDINNIIGVAKAYCTRVGNGPFPTEECAEMGEFLRQKGHEFGTTTKRARRCGYFDALAVKYACRLNGCTELALMKLDVLDGLEEILVSVGYSRQGQTFTGMPDCLEGVQPVYKRFKGWECSAGAKSFGDLPKQAQEYILALEELVGVRISMVSTSPKREEMVLR, from the coding sequence ATGGCAGATGTGGTTGTGGGGGTGCAATGGGGGGATGAGGGCAAAGGTAAAATAGTCGATCGCTTAGCCGGGGACTATGATTTTATTGTGCGTTTTCAAGGCGGGCACAATGCGGGCCATACCATAGTGGCCAATGATCACACTTACGCCCTCCATCTCATTCCCTCAGGTGTGTTGTATCCTCAGTGTAAAAATGTCATCGGTAATGGCGTTGTGGTCGCTTTAGACGCGCTGGCCTCTGAGATTGCGCAATTTTCAGATTTAAAGGGTCGCCTCTTTGTGAGTAGCCGTGCGCATTTGATTTTACCTTATCACCAAATGCTAGAAACACACCAAGAATCTAAAAACGCCATAGGCACCACGCGCAAGGGAATTGGGCCTGCTTATCAAGACAAGATCGGTCGTTTGGGGTTGCGTGTGGGGGATTTGCGCCACCCCAATTATCTAAAAGAACGCCTAGAAGCCTATTTGGCCCAAGTGCAAGCACAAGTTGATATGCGCGCCATTAATGATTATCTAGATCGCTACACTCCCCTTATTTTGCCCTATATTGCCGATACGACAGAACTTTTATGGGAGGGCGTGGACGCTGGAAAGAAAATTTTATTAGAGGGCGCACAGGGGAGCATGCTTGATATTGATTTTGGAACTTATCCCTTTGTTACCAGCTCTACAACCATTGTCGCTGGGGCTTGTAGTGGGAGTGGTCTAAGTGTGAGAGATATTAATAACATCATAGGCGTGGCTAAGGCGTATTGCACGCGGGTGGGCAATGGTCCTTTTCCGACAGAAGAATGCGCAGAGATGGGCGAATTTTTGCGCCAAAAAGGGCATGAGTTTGGCACGACCACCAAGCGCGCGCGCCGTTGCGGGTATTTTGACGCGTTGGCGGTGAAATACGCTTGCCGTTTGAACGGGTGCACAGAACTAGCCTTAATGAAACTAGATGTATTGGATGGCTTAGAGGAAATTTTGGTGAGCGTGGGTTATAGCAGGCAGGGGCAAACTTTCACTGGCATGCCTGATTGCCTAGAGGGAGTGCAACCGGTATACAAGCGCTTTAAGGGCTGGGAGTGCAGTGCGGGAGCAAAAAGCTTTGGCGATCTGCCCAAACAAGCCCAAGAATATATTCTAGCTCTTGAAGAATTGGTAGGGGTGCGCATTAGCATGGTTTCTACCAGCCCTAAGCGTGAGGAAATGGTGCTAAGATGA
- a CDS encoding Mur ligase family protein has protein sequence MGVLELGTIWVFVLGLNYYFMTLLQWYHYSPWRVFTKHHKWRWHIYHMGLPLGVFVIAHIQHWEIAFYVFVGIVQLPWLFWWAYKLDKRLVFTPRVGRAFALLVFFLLVDALLCHFYGHASFWRVLLLMVLAQMGAIGFEKICARGYVQLAKNKILGMKNLKILAITGSFGKTSVKNYLYQILQSKHIIYSSLGSTNTLLGLSQDINQNLPENTTLYIAEAGARQPGDIAAISQLLNHHYAVITEVGAQHIEYFKTLDNVIKTKAELLESSRLEHAFCHHNEALEELISQKDKITFYPGQVRRVQATLEGTSFELLLGEQWARFESKILGAFNVENITLAVMVGFYFGIPIDQLQRSVAKLNPVPHRLQVLHLNDKVIIDDGFNGNLKGMLEAVRLSSLYVGRKIIVTPGLVESDEESNTTLGKAIDQVFDIAILTGELNAATLGRVINRAQKIFLKDKSQLEQLLQSVTLAKDLILFANDAPNYI, from the coding sequence ATGGGCGTTTTGGAATTGGGGACAATATGGGTTTTTGTATTGGGTCTAAATTACTATTTTATGACTCTGTTGCAATGGTATCATTACAGCCCTTGGCGGGTGTTTACCAAGCATCATAAATGGCGTTGGCACATCTATCACATGGGTCTGCCTTTGGGAGTGTTTGTGATCGCTCATATCCAGCATTGGGAGATCGCTTTTTATGTTTTTGTGGGGATTGTGCAGCTTCCATGGTTATTTTGGTGGGCCTATAAACTAGATAAAAGACTCGTATTCACGCCCCGCGTGGGGCGCGCTTTTGCTCTGCTTGTATTTTTCTTATTGGTGGATGCTCTCTTGTGTCATTTTTATGGACATGCAAGTTTTTGGCGTGTTCTCTTATTGATGGTGTTAGCTCAAATGGGAGCAATAGGGTTTGAAAAAATTTGCGCGCGGGGTTATGTGCAATTAGCCAAAAATAAAATTTTAGGCATGAAAAATCTTAAAATTCTTGCCATTACCGGGAGTTTTGGAAAGACTAGCGTGAAAAATTATCTCTATCAAATACTCCAAAGCAAACACATTATCTATAGCTCTTTGGGGAGCACTAATACCCTGTTAGGTCTTAGTCAAGACATCAATCAAAATCTCCCTGAAAACACCACACTATATATTGCCGAAGCGGGCGCGCGCCAGCCCGGAGATATTGCAGCCATTAGTCAACTTCTCAACCATCATTACGCTGTGATTACAGAGGTGGGCGCACAACATATTGAATACTTTAAAACCCTAGACAATGTGATCAAAACCAAAGCCGAGCTTTTAGAATCGTCTCGTTTAGAGCATGCCTTTTGCCACCATAACGAAGCCTTAGAAGAATTAATCTCACAAAAAGACAAGATCACTTTTTATCCCGGGCAAGTCAGGCGCGTTCAAGCCACCTTAGAGGGCACAAGTTTTGAACTTTTATTAGGAGAACAATGGGCGCGTTTTGAGAGCAAGATTTTAGGGGCCTTTAATGTGGAAAACATCACCTTAGCGGTCATGGTAGGGTTTTATTTTGGCATTCCCATAGATCAACTCCAGCGATCGGTCGCCAAACTCAATCCCGTCCCACACCGCTTGCAAGTTTTACACCTCAACGATAAAGTGATCATTGATGATGGTTTTAATGGGAATTTAAAGGGCATGCTCGAGGCGGTGCGCCTCTCTAGTTTGTATGTAGGGCGTAAGATCATCGTAACGCCCGGGCTTGTAGAAAGCGATGAAGAGTCCAACACCACTTTAGGCAAAGCCATCGATCAAGTCTTTGACATCGCTATTCTCACGGGCGAACTCAATGCCGCCACACTAGGCAGGGTGATTAATAGGGCTCAAAAGATTTTCTTGAAAGATAAGTCCCAGTTAGAACAACTTTTACAAAGCGTTACTCTTGCCAAAGATTTAATCTTATTTGCCAATGACGCTCCCAATTACATTTAA
- a CDS encoding alginate lyase family protein has product MQKLILLGLCFLSVLQATPYFFRNFHSAHLERAIHLHRKLQKEIQTCAQLNTLPHYTPTGERKADFCSAAFKRSATLSYDLALGFLVSGKDAYAQRAQEILEQWAQHLKLVSSKEAKNLINFYMPYMNMAYLFIRSRFASPLFEQFSSNMLAYARYNKDNNIGAWAILLGVSSALVANDHDLLLKMSHKWQKWILDAIDGEGVMAKEIVRSNTANYNSGPTKGIKGIAYTHFALTPISIAGQLLAENGFDLWHSHAAQKLFKAYDKSAQWVLDPKSFPYYQPNLIGLHHDAYFLLLNQYYKSTAGQQAIKQGDFKGDRFRLQFNDDLRLAE; this is encoded by the coding sequence ATGCAGAAATTAATACTCTTAGGGCTGTGCTTTTTAAGTGTTCTGCAAGCCACGCCGTATTTTTTTAGGAATTTTCACTCTGCCCATTTAGAGCGCGCGATCCACTTGCACCGCAAACTTCAAAAAGAAATCCAAACCTGTGCGCAACTCAATACCCTGCCACACTACACCCCCACAGGGGAGAGAAAAGCCGATTTCTGTAGCGCCGCGTTTAAAAGATCGGCCACTCTGTCCTACGATCTGGCTTTGGGTTTTTTGGTGAGTGGCAAAGACGCATACGCACAAAGAGCTCAAGAGATTTTAGAGCAGTGGGCACAACATCTCAAGCTCGTCAGCTCTAAGGAGGCTAAAAACCTCATCAACTTTTACATGCCCTACATGAACATGGCTTATCTCTTCATACGCTCCAGATTTGCTAGCCCTCTATTCGAGCAGTTCTCTTCTAACATGCTAGCCTACGCGCGCTATAACAAGGACAATAACATCGGGGCTTGGGCGATTCTGTTGGGTGTGAGTAGCGCGCTTGTGGCCAACGACCATGATCTACTCCTAAAAATGTCTCATAAATGGCAAAAGTGGATTTTAGATGCCATTGATGGAGAGGGTGTGATGGCAAAGGAGATCGTGCGTAGCAACACCGCTAACTACAATAGTGGACCCACTAAGGGCATCAAGGGCATTGCCTACACGCATTTTGCCCTCACCCCCATCAGCATAGCCGGGCAACTGCTCGCAGAAAATGGCTTTGATCTATGGCACAGCCACGCAGCACAGAAACTTTTTAAAGCCTATGACAAAAGCGCGCAATGGGTGCTCGACCCTAAAAGCTTCCCCTACTACCAACCAAATTTAATAGGGTTGCATCATGACGCTTATTTTCTTCTATTAAACCAATATTACAAGAGCACAGCAGGACAACAAGCCATTAAACAAGGGGATTTTAAAGGCGATCGTTTTAGGTTGCAGTTTAATGATGATTTAAGACTAGCTGAATAA
- a CDS encoding alpha/beta fold hydrolase — protein MPKRHVFYKGQGFEVAYDVHNKELSKSMVFLHGWGSSKELMQSAFKAYFTDYRHFYLDLPGFGKSPNHVFLTPADYAHIVDAFFESWGITPNLALGHSFGGKVATLCQSQDLILLSTAGILLPKPLKTRFKIKLAKCCKALGIRFSALRSVDARDLSPVMYEILKFSVQEDFSSAFSACAKKTLILWGREDRATPLLAGERVARLIPTNQFEVLEGDHFFFLKQGALVDRYSCVYFKGA, from the coding sequence ATGCCCAAACGCCATGTTTTCTACAAAGGGCAGGGTTTTGAAGTTGCTTATGATGTGCACAATAAGGAACTTTCAAAAAGCATGGTTTTTTTGCATGGCTGGGGGAGTTCTAAAGAATTGATGCAAAGTGCCTTTAAAGCCTATTTTACAGACTACAGGCATTTTTACCTAGATTTGCCCGGATTTGGGAAAAGCCCCAATCATGTTTTTCTCACCCCAGCAGACTACGCGCACATTGTGGACGCTTTTTTTGAATCTTGGGGCATTACACCTAACTTAGCCTTAGGGCATAGCTTTGGAGGCAAGGTGGCTACTCTGTGCCAAAGTCAAGATCTCATTCTTTTAAGCACGGCGGGAATTTTGCTCCCCAAACCCCTAAAAACCCGTTTTAAAATTAAGCTTGCCAAATGTTGTAAAGCTTTAGGGATTCGCTTTAGTGCGCTTAGAAGCGTTGATGCAAGAGATTTAAGCCCGGTGATGTATGAAATTCTTAAATTTAGCGTGCAAGAGGATTTTAGCTCTGCTTTTAGCGCATGCGCTAAAAAGACTTTGATTTTATGGGGCAGAGAGGATCGCGCCACGCCCCTACTTGCAGGGGAGCGCGTGGCTCGTTTGATTCCTACTAATCAATTTGAAGTTTTAGAGGGCGATCACTTCTTTTTTTTAAAGCAAGGCGCGTTGGTGGATCGCTATAGTTGCGTATATTTTAAGGGGGCTTGA
- a CDS encoding ribose-phosphate pyrophosphokinase — MRTRSFKIFSGSAHPSFGKEVAKHLGVGLSKVVLGRFSDGEINVQISESVRGRDVYIVQPTCAPVNDNLMELLVMVDALRRSSANSITAVVPYFGYARQDRKAAPRVPISAKLVADLMQTVRIDRLITMDLHAGQIQGFFNIPVDNLYGSIIFRDYICSKDFKNPVVASPDIGGVARARYFASQLGMDLVIVDKRRERANESEVMNIIGEVQGKDIILVDDMVDTAGTICKAASMLKERGARSVMAIGTHAVLSGNAKKRIQESALDEVVVSNSIPLKGTHPKITILSVAPLFAEVIRRVYHNESVQSLFV; from the coding sequence ATGCGGACACGAAGTTTTAAAATTTTTAGCGGGAGCGCGCACCCTAGTTTTGGTAAGGAGGTCGCCAAACATTTAGGCGTGGGACTCTCTAAGGTTGTTTTAGGGCGTTTTAGTGATGGGGAGATCAATGTGCAAATTAGCGAGTCGGTGCGCGGGCGTGATGTTTACATCGTCCAGCCTACTTGCGCGCCTGTGAATGATAATTTGATGGAGCTATTGGTCATGGTGGATGCTCTGCGCCGCAGCTCGGCTAATTCGATCACAGCTGTAGTGCCCTATTTTGGCTATGCCAGACAGGATCGCAAAGCTGCTCCCAGAGTGCCCATTAGTGCTAAACTTGTAGCTGATCTCATGCAAACCGTGCGCATCGATCGTTTGATCACTATGGATTTGCATGCCGGACAAATTCAAGGATTTTTTAACATTCCAGTAGACAATCTTTACGGCTCGATCATCTTTAGAGATTATATTTGCTCTAAAGATTTTAAAAACCCGGTGGTAGCTAGCCCAGATATTGGTGGTGTGGCGCGTGCGCGTTATTTTGCTAGCCAGCTAGGCATGGATTTAGTGATTGTGGACAAACGGCGTGAGAGGGCCAATGAATCAGAAGTGATGAATATTATCGGGGAAGTGCAGGGGAAAGATATTATTTTAGTCGATGACATGGTGGATACTGCCGGGACCATTTGTAAAGCAGCTAGCATGCTCAAAGAAAGAGGGGCGCGCTCAGTGATGGCCATTGGCACGCATGCAGTTTTAAGCGGGAATGCCAAAAAGCGCATTCAAGAAAGCGCGCTAGATGAGGTGGTGGTGAGTAATTCTATCCCCCTTAAAGGGACTCATCCAAAAATTACAATTTTAAGTGTTGCGCCTTTATTTGCAGAGGTGATTCGGCGCGTTTACCACAATGAGAGCGTGCAGTCTCTCTTTGTATAA
- a CDS encoding tetratricopeptide repeat protein, with product MLKKSMIAVLLAVGVLSAQDKATLLEQAEVAYKRKDYPKAFKLYKQEAQRGEAQAFYHLGLMYYYGQYVNMDIKGKKAFNYFKKAGEMGVADAYLELADMVADGRIAKNAKGEPFACEKALSYANKALELNPKRAGIYERVGFLYLRVQWNNHTCSLKDFSQYSQEVQYKQKIFQKGSSYLEKAGEMGDFNAYTTLGYYYAAGDFRFERSFKKAKQYYLKAVAVLEKAGVKGDSQAYNELGLIYQDESSNLSTGTILENRHKAVAYFQKAAAMGNAYAYANMGKYVDENKAMEYYKKAGELGDAQGYIKLAQMEGTLLSKSLEYLKATGDLGDEDGYGMLGDIYFYGGWEKDENDPSAPHIPRDYKKAAHYYQKCADMGNAYCYLSLASMYQKGLGVPKDTKKARAYEGHGRDILCVGEDLDDYCE from the coding sequence ATGTTAAAGAAGTCTATGATCGCGGTGTTGTTAGCGGTAGGTGTGTTAAGTGCTCAAGACAAGGCAACGCTTTTAGAGCAAGCAGAGGTAGCTTATAAGAGGAAAGACTACCCCAAAGCTTTTAAACTTTACAAACAGGAGGCACAAAGAGGAGAGGCGCAGGCGTTCTATCATTTGGGCTTGATGTATTACTATGGGCAATATGTAAATATGGATATAAAGGGCAAAAAAGCCTTTAACTACTTTAAGAAAGCCGGAGAGATGGGGGTAGCAGATGCCTATCTTGAGCTAGCAGACATGGTCGCAGATGGCAGAATAGCCAAAAATGCTAAGGGAGAGCCTTTTGCTTGCGAGAAAGCACTGTCATATGCTAACAAAGCCCTAGAGTTGAACCCAAAGAGGGCAGGTATCTATGAAAGAGTTGGATTTCTTTATCTTAGAGTTCAATGGAACAACCATACTTGCAGTCTTAAAGACTTTAGCCAATACTCCCAAGAAGTCCAATACAAGCAAAAAATTTTTCAAAAGGGGTCGTCTTATCTTGAAAAGGCGGGGGAAATGGGCGACTTTAATGCCTACACAACACTAGGCTACTATTATGCTGCGGGCGATTTCAGATTTGAGCGTAGCTTTAAAAAAGCCAAGCAATACTATCTTAAGGCAGTAGCGGTGCTAGAAAAAGCAGGGGTAAAGGGGGATAGCCAAGCCTATAATGAGCTGGGATTGATTTATCAAGATGAGAGCAGCAATCTTAGCACGGGGACTATCCTAGAAAATAGGCATAAAGCGGTGGCGTATTTTCAAAAGGCGGCGGCGATGGGGAATGCCTACGCCTACGCCAACATGGGAAAGTATGTAGATGAGAATAAGGCGATGGAGTATTACAAAAAGGCAGGGGAGTTAGGGGACGCACAGGGGTATATCAAGTTGGCACAAATGGAAGGGACACTGCTTAGCAAGAGTTTAGAGTATTTAAAAGCGACGGGAGATTTGGGAGATGAGGATGGTTATGGCATGCTTGGCGATATTTATTTTTATGGCGGTTGGGAAAAGGATGAAAATGACCCTAGTGCTCCCCATATCCCACGCGATTACAAAAAGGCAGCACATTACTACCAAAAATGCGCGGACATGGGGAATGCCTATTGTTATCTATCGTTAGCAAGCATGTATCAAAAGGGCTTAGGGGTGCCAAAAGATACCAAAAAAGCGCGCGCATACGAGGGGCATGGGAGGGATATCCTGTGTGTGGGAGAGGACTTGGATGATTATTGTGAGTGA
- a CDS encoding D-alanine--D-alanine ligase, which translates to MVYGVLFGGVSYEHEISIVSAVALKEVLGTKIECFIFLDGARNFYLISSKDMRSNFFAKGQYKKCPKLVLKQNGFYMQGFLGEKQLNFSMLINLVHGGDGEDGKLASMLEFFNLPFIGPRVEACTVSMNKYFTKMFAKERGVKVLPYVFLDSHDNSALENLDYPLIAKPNHLGSSIGISVIHEPKDVAYGLDEVFEFDSQAIVEPFKAGVKEYNLAGCMGQDGEFIFSMIEEPTKKELLGFEEKYLDFGRTQTISKANISPHLELQMQNAFKKLYDPFFIGALIRCDFFVIDNEIYLNEINPIPGSLAHYLFENFSHVLESVRLPISQHIPITYHYINKIQKAK; encoded by the coding sequence TTGGTTTATGGGGTTTTGTTTGGTGGAGTGAGCTATGAACATGAAATCAGCATTGTGAGCGCGGTCGCGCTTAAGGAAGTTCTAGGGACCAAGATTGAGTGTTTTATTTTTTTGGACGGGGCGCGGAATTTTTACCTCATCTCTTCTAAGGATATGCGATCTAATTTCTTTGCCAAAGGGCAGTATAAAAAATGCCCCAAACTTGTTTTAAAACAAAATGGTTTTTACATGCAAGGGTTTTTAGGAGAGAAACAGCTCAATTTTTCCATGTTAATTAACCTAGTGCATGGGGGCGATGGTGAAGATGGCAAATTGGCTTCTATGCTGGAGTTTTTTAATCTGCCCTTTATTGGTCCTAGAGTGGAGGCTTGCACTGTAAGCATGAACAAATACTTCACTAAAATGTTTGCCAAAGAGAGAGGGGTTAAAGTTCTCCCCTATGTCTTCTTGGATAGCCATGACAATAGCGCGCTAGAAAATCTGGATTATCCTCTCATTGCCAAGCCTAATCATTTGGGGAGCTCCATAGGCATTAGCGTGATTCACGAGCCTAAAGATGTCGCCTACGGGTTAGATGAGGTGTTTGAATTTGATTCTCAGGCGATTGTAGAGCCTTTTAAAGCCGGAGTTAAAGAATACAATTTGGCCGGGTGCATGGGACAAGATGGGGAATTTATCTTTTCTATGATCGAAGAGCCCACCAAGAAGGAATTATTGGGTTTTGAGGAAAAATATTTAGACTTTGGGCGCACACAAACAATCAGCAAAGCTAATATCAGCCCTCATTTAGAGCTTCAAATGCAAAATGCGTTTAAAAAACTCTACGATCCCTTTTTTATAGGCGCGTTAATCCGTTGCGACTTCTTTGTGATTGATAATGAGATTTATCTCAACGAAATCAATCCAATTCCCGGAAGTCTAGCGCATTACCTCTTTGAAAATTTTAGCCATGTGCTTGAGAGTGTGCGCTTGCCCATTTCTCAGCATATCCCCATCACCTACCACTACATTAATAAAATCCAAAAAGCCAAGTAA
- a CDS encoding SDR family oxidoreductase, whose amino-acid sequence MKNVLVTGATSGFGRAIALAFIQANYFVVGLGRRKERLEELEKAYPAQFKPLCVDLQDKKALEAGIQNILQEKPIHLLVNNAGLALGLDKAFCAHLDDWETMIETNIKGLVHITRLVLPSMVERNEGHIINMGSIAGTYPYPGGNIYGATKAFVKQFCLNLRADLADTKIRVSNVEPGLCGGTEFSHVRFKGDVQRAEELYAHVPYVSPEDIANVVLWIFEQPPHVNINRIEVMPVAQTFSPLYVSKTLED is encoded by the coding sequence ATGAAAAATGTCTTAGTAACGGGGGCGACATCTGGGTTTGGCAGAGCGATCGCGCTAGCCTTTATCCAGGCAAATTATTTTGTGGTGGGCTTAGGCAGACGCAAAGAGCGTTTAGAAGAGTTAGAAAAAGCGTATCCGGCGCAGTTCAAGCCCCTATGCGTAGACCTGCAAGATAAAAAAGCCCTAGAAGCAGGGATTCAAAATATCTTGCAAGAAAAACCCATTCATCTATTGGTGAATAATGCGGGCTTGGCTTTAGGGCTGGACAAGGCATTTTGCGCGCATTTAGATGATTGGGAGACCATGATAGAGACTAATATCAAGGGCTTGGTGCATATCACGCGCCTAGTTTTGCCCTCGATGGTGGAGCGCAACGAAGGGCATATTATTAATATGGGTTCGATTGCGGGGACTTATCCCTATCCGGGCGGGAATATTTACGGCGCGACTAAGGCGTTTGTCAAGCAATTTTGCCTGAATTTGCGCGCGGATTTAGCCGATACAAAAATTCGCGTGAGTAATGTAGAGCCCGGATTGTGCGGAGGGACGGAATTTAGCCATGTGCGCTTTAAGGGCGATGTGCAAAGAGCAGAAGAGCTATACGCCCATGTGCCCTATGTGAGTCCTGAAGATATTGCTAATGTGGTGCTGTGGATATTTGAGCAACCACCGCATGTCAATATCAATCGTATCGAGGTGATGCCCGTAGCCCAAACTTTTTCCCCATTATATGTTTCCAAAACCCTAGAGGATTGA